One region of Natronolimnobius baerhuensis genomic DNA includes:
- a CDS encoding flippase — MNRSLASGIFSVVSAKIVVLIVTAVSTPLLYRFLGASAYGDYAVLLSVFAIYMIFVSSGITDGVRKYLAEDRSVANWQEHVVGFYLRLAIWLAAIGILVMVAATEFGYVSVAFGEERAVYFYILAILVVTAQFRDYARKTLMGFGLERYSEPLKILDKVGFVVVAIPLTYVGFGVVGALLGHIVASALVAVVGLALVHSRISLLSVFSTPTERFPRTQMLTFNSMSIVLVFLLMSLYHVDILMLQQFRESSDVGNYRAALQIAEFLWFVPLALQTVFVHSTSELWSRNRTREITDLASRTTRYTFLLTGVMAVGLAALADVAIPLYFGAEAEPAIDPLLLLLPGALGFALARPVLAVSQGNGTLRYPVAATGVAAGVNVVLNVLLIPSYGMHGAAIATSIGYGSMFVLHCWSARQVGFDPLADARLARATLATILTAVPIFALTATISNPWLALLVVPPVGFVLYLGFALLVGALDLTEPLEILSAFPDPVGSSASTLQTRLAGLESGPPRNWFQLLLVGAGLSLFASGLAVGVLGIDAPVVLP; from the coding sequence ATGAACAGGAGCCTCGCGAGTGGCATCTTCTCGGTCGTCAGCGCGAAGATCGTCGTCTTGATCGTCACTGCCGTCTCGACGCCGCTTCTGTACCGATTCCTCGGCGCGTCGGCCTATGGTGACTACGCGGTCTTGCTCTCGGTGTTCGCCATCTACATGATCTTCGTGAGCTCTGGCATCACCGACGGCGTCCGGAAGTATCTCGCCGAGGACCGCTCCGTCGCCAACTGGCAGGAACACGTCGTCGGCTTCTACCTGCGGCTGGCGATCTGGCTCGCCGCAATCGGCATTCTCGTCATGGTTGCTGCGACCGAGTTCGGCTACGTTTCGGTCGCGTTCGGTGAGGAGCGAGCAGTGTACTTCTACATCCTCGCGATCCTCGTCGTGACGGCCCAGTTTCGCGACTATGCGCGAAAGACGCTCATGGGATTCGGCCTCGAGCGCTACTCCGAACCGCTGAAAATCCTCGATAAGGTCGGCTTCGTCGTCGTCGCGATTCCGCTTACCTACGTCGGCTTCGGTGTCGTCGGCGCGCTGCTCGGCCACATCGTCGCCAGTGCGCTCGTCGCGGTCGTCGGATTGGCGCTCGTCCACAGTCGAATCTCGCTGCTGTCGGTGTTTTCGACGCCGACCGAGCGGTTCCCACGAACGCAGATGCTTACGTTCAACTCGATGAGTATCGTCCTCGTGTTCTTGCTGATGTCGCTGTACCACGTCGACATTCTGATGCTCCAGCAGTTCCGCGAGAGTTCGGACGTTGGGAACTACCGGGCCGCCCTCCAGATCGCCGAGTTCCTCTGGTTCGTCCCGCTGGCGCTACAGACGGTGTTTGTCCACTCCACGTCCGAACTGTGGTCCCGAAATCGCACCCGGGAGATCACGGACCTCGCCTCCCGAACGACGCGGTATACGTTTCTGCTGACCGGCGTAATGGCAGTTGGCCTCGCAGCGCTCGCTGACGTTGCGATTCCGCTTTACTTCGGTGCCGAGGCTGAGCCGGCTATCGACCCGCTGTTGTTACTCCTCCCCGGCGCGCTTGGGTTCGCCCTCGCCAGGCCGGTTCTGGCTGTCTCACAGGGGAACGGAACCCTTCGCTATCCCGTCGCCGCCACCGGCGTCGCGGCCGGCGTCAACGTCGTCCTCAACGTCCTGCTGATCCCGTCCTACGGCATGCACGGCGCGGCCATCGCGACCAGTATCGGCTACGGTTCGATGTTCGTCCTCCACTGCTGGAGCGCTCGTCAAGTCGGCTTCGACCCGCTCGCAGACGCACGCCTGGCTCGAGCGACGCTGGCGACGATCCTCACCGCCGTGCCGATCTTCGCGCTTACTGCCACGATTTCGAACCCGTGGCTCGCCCTCCTCGTCGTCCCACCGGTCGGCTTCGTCCTCTACCTCGGGTTTGCCTTGCTGGTCGGCGCACTCGACCTGACCGAACCGCTCGAGATCCTCTCGGCGTTTCCGGATCCAGTCGGCTCGAGTGCCAGTACACTGCAGACTCGACTTGCGGGCCTCGAGAGTGGCCCCCCGCGAAACTGGTTCCAACTCCTGCTTGTCGGCGCTGGGCTGTCTTTGTTCGCGTCGGGGCTCGCCGTGGGGGTTCTGGGGATCGACGCTCCGGTCGTGTTGCCCTGA
- a CDS encoding polysaccharide deacetylase family protein has protein sequence MDQQSTRRRLIEATGVGMLGLTAGCVSRWTERDGNGDSSEESESRDSDADGGAETETGQDDTANGAESGEDESENTDDVPSIDGGAVVFVYDDGPIEDYEQAFPVHQEFDAPATAGIVSEWVGREDYNGTDWMALNHLEELADAGWEIASHTTAHTALGAFDLVEDVEPDETRIYPEQRNHGFHHGYEIEITDGNESVRRTVVDSDTDDIGGFLEFDEPVGVSFDADETVERYPDDLMHEFLEESKQDLEGLGFDIDTLLAPYDIVDERTVDIAREYYDGISNVHPGSMHNDPEAFDPFGTNRDYFIEFTTREEVQAELDQVAEQEALGILGAHTFKDDVTAERIRETLEWVDERDLEVVTFREAIGATETLE, from the coding sequence ATGGATCAGCAATCGACGCGTCGGCGACTCATTGAGGCGACCGGCGTGGGTATGCTCGGACTGACGGCCGGCTGTGTCAGTCGCTGGACCGAACGCGACGGGAACGGCGACTCGAGCGAGGAGTCGGAGTCTCGAGATAGTGACGCAGACGGCGGCGCCGAGACTGAGACGGGCCAAGACGACACTGCGAACGGAGCTGAAAGCGGCGAGGACGAGAGTGAGAATACGGACGACGTCCCGAGCATTGACGGCGGGGCTGTCGTGTTCGTCTACGACGATGGGCCAATCGAGGACTACGAGCAGGCGTTTCCGGTCCATCAGGAGTTCGACGCCCCTGCGACTGCCGGAATCGTCTCGGAGTGGGTCGGCCGTGAAGACTATAACGGCACCGACTGGATGGCCCTCAACCACCTGGAGGAACTCGCCGATGCGGGCTGGGAAATCGCGTCGCACACGACCGCCCACACCGCACTCGGTGCGTTCGACCTCGTCGAAGACGTCGAGCCGGACGAGACGCGGATCTATCCCGAGCAGCGCAATCACGGCTTTCACCACGGCTACGAGATCGAAATCACGGACGGCAACGAGAGCGTGCGCCGGACTGTTGTCGACTCGGACACCGACGATATCGGTGGCTTCCTCGAGTTCGACGAGCCAGTCGGCGTGTCCTTCGATGCCGATGAGACAGTCGAACGCTATCCAGACGACCTCATGCACGAGTTCCTCGAGGAGTCAAAACAGGACCTCGAGGGGCTTGGGTTCGACATCGACACCCTGCTGGCACCGTACGACATCGTCGACGAGCGGACGGTCGATATCGCTCGAGAGTACTACGACGGGATTTCGAACGTTCACCCGGGATCGATGCACAACGATCCCGAAGCGTTCGATCCGTTCGGAACCAACCGTGACTACTTCATCGAGTTTACGACCCGCGAGGAGGTGCAAGCAGAACTCGATCAGGTCGCCGAGCAAGAGGCCCTCGGCATACTTGGCGCCCACACGTTCAAAGACGACGTGACCGCAGAGCGAATCCGTGAAACCCTCGAGTGGGTCGACGAACGCGACCTCGAGGTCGTGACCTTCCGCGAAGCGATTGGGGCGACCGAGACGCTCGAGTGA
- a CDS encoding right-handed parallel beta-helix repeat-containing protein, with the protein MTERSGMRDAEPGDEARGRPTTDSHATTMSNRSRRTFLRGVAVTGATTLGVLSSASSPAAAFHENYDTVVDVVEAGADNTGGKSITPVLEDLRADNTAFVFPEGRYYMDSQFRFTGFENIGFFGRDATIVPAPYHEFDGPRFRLFRLGVSYNPGQRLQFEGFDVDQTAAETGIRVIETTISQELQVRDITIDGEHDSGTWGPGMFAISDPNGQGVVERFRAPDGGRHADDTPNAGNLWRGPIGIEANTNVGHLEFRDCELGGFPDNGLYAVNEEGTVIVDGGRFANSNGANVRLGGQGSVIRDATVAVDRTRSYDNSQRGIRLENGDNLEISDVDISISAPQPTSHAIAVMNTCSRSRVEGTSLELRGDDVNHGIVVSPRAGFSHIVDCDIVHETAGGYPLWIRETSKQDRVLVELTNISGEAGVTSAGLRDGIRCGRDNCRFSHVRVDQPGRNGVDRNGLVITGDDATIYRGEFHASQYPYVDQGNGNHIRNSAAESHTAGLEGIRLYPGIDGPELRVNHIVNGIDDLGATDVVTWRNTLA; encoded by the coding sequence ATGACGGAACGAAGCGGGATGCGAGATGCGGAGCCGGGGGATGAGGCGCGGGGGCGACCGACGACCGATTCTCACGCTACCACGATGTCGAACCGATCTCGGCGGACGTTTTTGCGAGGGGTCGCCGTAACGGGGGCAACGACACTCGGCGTGCTCTCGAGTGCAAGTTCACCAGCAGCAGCGTTTCACGAGAACTACGACACTGTCGTCGATGTCGTCGAAGCCGGAGCGGACAACACCGGTGGGAAATCGATTACGCCGGTACTCGAGGACCTGCGGGCGGATAATACGGCGTTCGTCTTTCCTGAGGGGCGGTACTATATGGACTCACAGTTCCGATTTACCGGATTCGAGAACATCGGTTTCTTCGGACGCGACGCGACGATTGTCCCCGCGCCGTACCACGAGTTCGATGGGCCACGGTTCCGCCTGTTCCGACTCGGCGTCTCGTACAACCCTGGTCAGCGCCTCCAGTTCGAGGGGTTCGACGTCGATCAGACGGCGGCCGAGACTGGTATCCGCGTAATCGAGACGACGATTTCACAGGAGTTGCAGGTACGCGATATTACAATCGACGGCGAACACGACAGCGGAACGTGGGGTCCGGGCATGTTCGCGATCAGCGATCCGAACGGTCAGGGCGTCGTCGAACGTTTCCGTGCGCCTGATGGCGGTCGCCATGCCGACGACACGCCGAACGCGGGGAATCTGTGGCGCGGCCCAATCGGTATCGAGGCAAACACGAACGTCGGCCACCTCGAGTTCAGAGACTGCGAACTCGGCGGCTTTCCGGATAACGGTCTGTACGCGGTCAACGAGGAGGGTACGGTCATCGTCGACGGCGGCCGATTTGCAAACAGCAACGGCGCGAACGTCCGCCTCGGTGGGCAGGGCAGCGTCATCCGAGATGCCACTGTCGCTGTTGACCGAACGCGGTCGTACGACAACAGCCAGCGGGGCATCCGCCTCGAGAACGGTGACAACCTCGAGATTTCCGACGTTGATATCTCGATCTCGGCGCCACAGCCGACCAGCCACGCGATTGCGGTGATGAACACCTGTAGTCGGTCGCGAGTCGAGGGGACCTCACTCGAACTCCGTGGTGACGATGTCAATCACGGAATCGTCGTCTCGCCTCGCGCCGGATTCTCCCATATCGTCGACTGTGATATCGTCCACGAAACGGCGGGTGGCTACCCGCTGTGGATTCGAGAGACGAGCAAACAGGATCGCGTGCTCGTCGAACTCACCAATATCTCCGGCGAGGCGGGTGTGACCAGCGCTGGATTGCGTGACGGTATCCGCTGTGGCCGGGATAACTGCCGGTTCAGTCACGTCCGCGTCGACCAGCCAGGTCGAAACGGTGTCGACCGCAATGGCCTCGTTATCACCGGCGATGACGCCACAATCTACAGAGGCGAGTTCCACGCGAGTCAGTACCCGTACGTCGATCAGGGCAACGGCAACCACATTCGAAACTCGGCGGCTGAATCACACACTGCTGGACTCGAGGGCATCCGACTCTACCCCGGTATCGACGGCCCCGAACTCCGGGTGAATCACATCGTCAACGGTATCGACGACCTCGGCGCGACCGATGTTGTAACGTGGCGAAACACACTCGCCTAG
- a CDS encoding helix-turn-helix domain-containing protein: protein MGFIADVRLTHDELPLVPTMKRQPDLTLRREYETTSNGTQMQFVSVFGDETDALEEVLADDATISAATKVATFGQRSIYRLTIDTHLEIVPGQCSECGIFVFTATSTNAAWSVRLYLPDRESLAAIRHWYRDHGVSFRVTKLCESGATDEGTYFLTDNQREILLLAYEAGYFDVPRDITQDDLAERLDVTDSAVSQQLRRAISMLIAATLENDRTAGTTI from the coding sequence ATGGGATTCATTGCAGACGTCCGTCTGACTCACGATGAGCTTCCGCTGGTCCCGACCATGAAGCGCCAGCCCGATCTCACGCTGAGACGTGAGTACGAGACGACCTCCAACGGCACCCAGATGCAGTTCGTTTCCGTGTTCGGTGACGAGACAGACGCCCTCGAGGAGGTTCTGGCAGACGATGCGACCATTTCTGCGGCAACGAAGGTCGCCACGTTTGGACAGCGGTCGATCTACCGGCTGACCATTGACACCCATCTCGAGATTGTCCCGGGCCAGTGTAGCGAGTGTGGGATATTCGTCTTTACTGCGACGAGTACCAACGCTGCGTGGAGTGTTCGACTGTACCTTCCTGACAGAGAGTCGTTGGCGGCGATTCGACACTGGTACCGCGACCATGGCGTCTCGTTCCGGGTGACAAAGCTGTGTGAGTCTGGTGCCACCGACGAGGGCACGTACTTCTTGACCGATAACCAGCGTGAGATTCTCCTGCTGGCATACGAAGCTGGCTACTTCGATGTGCCGCGGGATATCACTCAGGATGACCTGGCTGAGCGACTCGACGTGACCGATTCAGCCGTCTCCCAGCAACTTCGGCGAGCGATCTCGATGCTGATCGCAGCCACACTCGAGAACGACCGAACTGCCGGCACAACTATCTAA
- a CDS encoding alkaline phosphatase family protein, with amino-acid sequence MTSTTTDSSNLETLLIGIDAGCLPIFERLFEEDRIPTIERLCTDGVAAPLESQIPPWTPSAWPSIYTGVNPGKHGSIGFVGYDGYDWHVTSNDDVHEHPLWTLLDHHDRSSVVVNAPVTHPPDEFDGAVIPGFLGPEDPPCHPAGLLEDVRDGIGEYRVYPSYTRDDDSLSEAEKIEEYCTLVGMRGSAFRYLVNEYEPDFGFVQFQKTDTVFHEFDGDEAHVDRVYEATDEQIAEILEHCDPERVFLVSDHGMGPYEGSEFRINEFLRDAGYLETTTGGKGMPSWTPMRRQLREGEDCDTWEPGLTARTLSVAARFGLTASRIRAGLERVGLAEFAIDHAPGGVSRTANEQVDFANSVAYVRARTELGVRINLEGRDPDGVVSPDSYEQVREELIRELQTVETPDGEPFFETVAPSERYFHGPNHEEAVDIVTIPSGFDHMITEQLGSGEDGYFDPAEPWNHKLEGVFAATGAGIDSDAAIDSAHIFDVAPTIMAAMGLPYSDRMDGSVVPVLDSTDAVESSRYPSYEDDETSRAEPDADVTERLADLGYME; translated from the coding sequence ATGACGAGTACTACGACCGACTCGAGCAACCTGGAGACGTTGCTCATTGGCATTGATGCGGGCTGTTTGCCGATTTTCGAACGGTTGTTTGAGGAGGACCGCATTCCGACGATTGAACGGCTCTGTACGGACGGGGTCGCTGCGCCTCTCGAGTCCCAGATTCCACCGTGGACACCAAGTGCCTGGCCGTCGATCTATACTGGCGTCAATCCCGGTAAACACGGCTCGATTGGCTTCGTCGGGTACGATGGCTACGATTGGCACGTAACGAGCAACGACGACGTCCACGAACACCCGCTGTGGACGCTGCTCGATCATCACGACCGCTCGAGTGTCGTCGTTAATGCGCCAGTCACACACCCGCCCGACGAGTTCGATGGCGCGGTGATTCCCGGGTTTCTCGGCCCCGAAGACCCACCCTGTCATCCGGCGGGACTCTTAGAGGACGTTCGCGACGGGATCGGCGAGTACCGCGTGTACCCGAGCTACACGCGCGATGACGACTCGCTCTCGGAGGCAGAAAAAATCGAGGAGTACTGTACGCTGGTCGGTATGCGCGGTTCGGCATTTCGCTACCTTGTCAACGAGTACGAGCCGGACTTCGGGTTCGTCCAGTTCCAGAAGACAGACACCGTCTTCCACGAGTTCGATGGCGACGAAGCGCACGTCGACCGCGTCTACGAGGCAACGGACGAGCAGATCGCAGAGATCCTCGAGCACTGCGATCCGGAGCGGGTGTTTCTCGTCAGCGATCACGGAATGGGTCCCTACGAGGGCTCAGAGTTTCGAATCAACGAGTTCCTCCGTGATGCTGGGTATCTCGAGACGACAACTGGCGGGAAGGGAATGCCCTCGTGGACGCCGATGCGCAGGCAGCTTCGTGAGGGAGAAGACTGTGACACGTGGGAGCCCGGACTCACAGCGCGGACGTTGTCGGTCGCTGCTCGGTTCGGGCTCACGGCTAGTCGTATCCGGGCGGGTCTCGAGCGGGTTGGTCTCGCCGAGTTCGCCATCGACCATGCACCGGGCGGTGTCTCTCGAACGGCGAACGAACAGGTCGATTTCGCCAACTCTGTGGCGTACGTCCGCGCCCGAACTGAACTCGGCGTTCGGATCAATCTCGAGGGGCGAGATCCTGACGGTGTCGTGTCGCCCGATTCGTACGAACAGGTTCGTGAGGAACTCATTCGAGAACTTCAGACTGTCGAGACGCCCGATGGGGAGCCGTTCTTCGAGACCGTCGCACCGAGCGAGCGGTACTTCCACGGCCCGAACCACGAGGAGGCGGTCGATATCGTCACGATTCCGTCCGGCTTCGATCATATGATTACCGAGCAACTCGGTAGCGGGGAGGACGGCTACTTCGACCCCGCTGAACCCTGGAATCACAAACTCGAGGGCGTCTTCGCAGCCACAGGGGCGGGCATCGATTCGGATGCAGCGATTGACAGCGCACACATCTTCGACGTTGCACCGACGATCATGGCCGCGATGGGCCTACCCTACAGTGACCGGATGGATGGCAGCGTCGTCCCAGTGCTGGACTCGACTGACGCAGTCGAATCGAGTCGCTACCCGTCCTACGAGGACGACGAAACCAGCCGAGCTGAGCCTGATGCTGACGTCACTGAACGGCTGGCCGATCTTGGCTACATGGAGTGA
- a CDS encoding sensor histidine kinase — MQNEDAPSHGDRTLIEHFPNGVLVLFDSDLHYRIVGPETLPFSQQKAAEMVGKHVDDIFPDETVAVLEPNLRATIAGGTRSFDIEYQDRIHHIETRSVRVGNEPYGILVTQDVTEVRQTAAALVTKNERLDQFASMVSHDLQNPLAIAVGELEQYRETGEDIHLDGIEDALVRVEDLIVDLTALAQTNSSSETRKSVSLPAVAREAWEYIDIRSASLETEDCTIQGDRSQLQALFENLFRNAVGHGGADVTVRVGPIGSGFYVEDTGKGIPQAKREQVFEHGFTTGYSGNGVGLTIVNRIATDHEFEATLMESQEGGARFEFQ, encoded by the coding sequence ATGCAAAACGAAGATGCACCATCTCATGGTGATCGAACGCTAATTGAGCACTTTCCAAATGGGGTGTTAGTACTGTTCGATTCTGATCTTCACTATCGTATTGTTGGTCCCGAAACACTGCCGTTCTCACAACAGAAAGCAGCAGAGATGGTCGGCAAACACGTTGACGATATTTTCCCAGATGAAACGGTTGCCGTACTTGAACCGAATCTCCGTGCGACAATTGCAGGGGGGACTCGGTCGTTTGATATTGAGTATCAGGATCGAATCCATCATATTGAGACGAGATCGGTACGTGTTGGCAATGAGCCATATGGGATTTTAGTTACGCAAGATGTTACTGAAGTTCGTCAGACAGCAGCGGCACTCGTCACCAAAAATGAGCGTCTTGATCAGTTTGCGAGTATGGTTTCTCACGATCTTCAGAACCCCTTAGCAATTGCAGTCGGTGAACTCGAGCAGTATCGCGAGACGGGCGAAGACATCCATTTGGATGGAATCGAGGACGCGTTGGTCCGAGTCGAGGATCTCATTGTAGATCTCACCGCACTCGCACAAACCAATTCCTCGTCAGAGACACGCAAGTCAGTCTCACTACCTGCGGTTGCACGAGAGGCATGGGAATACATCGATATACGGTCAGCATCCCTTGAAACAGAAGATTGCACGATCCAAGGTGATAGGAGTCAACTCCAGGCACTTTTTGAAAATCTGTTTCGAAACGCAGTCGGCCATGGTGGAGCGGATGTAACTGTTCGAGTCGGACCCATTGGTAGTGGATTCTACGTTGAAGATACTGGAAAAGGAATTCCACAAGCGAAACGAGAACAAGTATTTGAACATGGATTTACAACAGGATATAGTGGGAACGGAGTTGGGTTGACGATTGTAAACCGGATTGCCACCGACCATGAATTTGAAGCCACACTTATGGAATCGCAAGAGGGTGGTGCTCGCTTCGAATTTCAGTGA
- a CDS encoding PAS domain-containing sensor histidine kinase, translated as MADLENISLPKSFDDTHIAITLHDPEDGKILDVNKQLEQLYGYTRAELREMRVGDYTASTKRFTQEKAVRRIQAAADGDEQVFEWQIERSTGELVWVRVCLNQTTIDELPCVIAEVQDITEYKARERRLRLLNRVIRHNLRNETNILIGYADRLKSAIEAETLEEEVETILDIAMEIGTLSDSIQQVEEIAEPGATERSPTKVRKLVKDVVAEIRSEYPNANLTVDIQSDVFVNADKGLHYATKHALENAIVHSDDKTSTVKILVAKETDTGRGVIQITDTNPSIPAVETDVLKEDVSANTTFHGSGVGLWVMQWCVDSLGGELVFEEESPEGNIVRFLLPQTST; from the coding sequence ATGGCTGATTTGGAAAATATCTCACTGCCAAAATCTTTCGATGACACACATATTGCAATAACCTTACATGACCCTGAAGATGGTAAAATCCTTGATGTGAATAAACAGTTAGAACAATTATATGGCTACACTCGAGCAGAACTCCGAGAAATGAGGGTTGGAGACTATACGGCTTCCACAAAGCGGTTCACTCAAGAAAAAGCGGTCCGTCGGATTCAGGCAGCTGCAGACGGAGACGAGCAGGTATTTGAGTGGCAAATCGAGCGCTCTACTGGTGAGTTAGTCTGGGTCCGTGTTTGTCTGAATCAGACAACAATCGATGAACTGCCATGCGTTATTGCAGAAGTGCAAGATATTACAGAATACAAGGCTCGAGAGCGCCGATTACGCCTTCTTAATCGAGTTATCCGTCACAACCTACGAAATGAGACGAACATACTCATTGGGTACGCCGACCGCCTCAAAAGTGCAATCGAAGCGGAGACACTTGAGGAGGAAGTTGAAACAATCCTGGACATCGCTATGGAGATTGGAACGTTGAGTGACTCGATTCAACAGGTCGAAGAGATTGCAGAACCCGGCGCAACAGAACGTTCGCCCACAAAAGTCAGAAAACTGGTCAAGGATGTTGTTGCAGAGATTCGATCAGAGTATCCAAACGCTAACCTGACAGTCGATATCCAGTCAGACGTTTTCGTGAACGCTGATAAGGGCCTCCACTACGCAACTAAGCACGCTCTCGAAAATGCAATCGTCCATAGCGATGATAAAACTTCCACGGTTAAAATTTTGGTTGCTAAAGAGACCGATACTGGTCGGGGGGTAATCCAAATCACCGATACTAATCCAAGTATCCCTGCTGTTGAAACTGACGTGCTCAAAGAGGATGTGTCGGCAAATACCACTTTTCACGGGTCCGGTGTTGGCCTTTGGGTGATGCAATGGTGTGTCGATTCTCTCGGTGGTGAACTCGTCTTCGAGGAGGAATCACCGGAAGGGAATATTGTTCGCTTTTTATTGCCCCAGACCTCTACGTGA
- a CDS encoding DUF7342 family protein has product MSGREHVRHVVELLDKTAPVQEIADRADVSRTTADDKLQRLQNDDWVRETTIDGTKAYELNPVRMFFDEVTDLIDEYSRDRLESQLTELKTKQEELAAEYNVSSLTELREQLAGEDLPVAELRKRRNVVETWEAINTELRLVKHALQLYDDVVGLSSPESKLEPATSRRGLGQ; this is encoded by the coding sequence ATGAGCGGGCGTGAACACGTCCGCCATGTCGTAGAGTTGCTTGATAAAACAGCACCTGTACAAGAGATTGCGGACCGAGCAGATGTCTCGCGGACGACAGCGGATGATAAACTCCAGCGACTGCAGAATGATGACTGGGTCAGAGAAACGACGATTGATGGGACGAAAGCATACGAGTTGAATCCTGTTCGAATGTTCTTCGATGAGGTGACTGATCTGATCGACGAGTATTCGCGCGACAGATTGGAAAGCCAGCTTACGGAGTTAAAGACGAAACAAGAGGAACTGGCCGCAGAATACAACGTCAGTTCGCTTACTGAGTTGCGGGAGCAACTCGCCGGTGAAGATTTGCCAGTTGCGGAGCTTCGTAAGCGTCGTAATGTCGTCGAAACCTGGGAGGCGATAAACACTGAACTCAGACTCGTGAAGCATGCTCTCCAGTTGTACGATGACGTCGTTGGCCTTTCGTCACCCGAAAGTAAATTAGAACCTGCTACCTCACGTAGAGGTCTGGGGCAATAA
- a CDS encoding nuclease-related domain-containing protein produces MEFIASLDPSDEAGEDAEQEVWDGLKEALGPDDTGIAYYKYPIIDKTSGQFDQEPDFVLFHQDLGLLVIECKGYQIGHIDRIDGYTWYLQGMGQNQSTPLGQARQQAMHLRSYFNRGDTSLVNEYGEVVVPSNQFVALPNITRKEWEARGFHELPSTPKVITGDELSPQALRRRLNDISIRRSLTDEVYADGRSILSGGPAITDDYTPPVTSTANKGALYERVQKGLRGLDQKQEAIGIQIPPLWFE; encoded by the coding sequence ATGGAATTTATCGCGTCTTTGGATCCTTCTGATGAAGCAGGGGAAGACGCTGAACAGGAAGTCTGGGACGGACTCAAGGAGGCGCTTGGGCCAGACGACACTGGCATAGCGTACTACAAGTACCCGATAATCGACAAGACAAGCGGGCAATTCGATCAGGAACCGGACTTCGTTTTGTTTCACCAGGACCTTGGACTACTGGTCATCGAATGCAAAGGGTACCAGATCGGGCATATCGATCGTATCGATGGGTACACGTGGTATCTTCAGGGAATGGGCCAAAACCAATCGACACCACTTGGCCAGGCTCGCCAGCAGGCGATGCATCTCCGATCATATTTCAACCGTGGAGATACATCGTTGGTCAACGAATACGGGGAGGTCGTCGTCCCATCAAATCAGTTTGTTGCCCTGCCAAATATCACACGCAAAGAGTGGGAAGCACGTGGATTCCACGAACTCCCGTCGACACCGAAGGTCATTACGGGTGATGAACTGTCACCCCAGGCGCTTCGTCGGCGACTCAATGATATCAGCATTCGACGATCACTCACAGATGAGGTGTATGCAGACGGGCGATCGATTCTCAGTGGGGGACCTGCGATTACTGATGATTACACGCCTCCAGTAACCAGCACTGCGAACAAGGGAGCGTTGTACGAACGTGTCCAGAAAGGGTTGCGTGGACTCGACCAGAAACAAGAAGCGATCGGGATTCAGATTCCACCATTGTGGTTTGAATAA
- a CDS encoding TRAM domain-containing protein, with protein sequence MQIPDTLLCLFSASVTEQRDSYVIEIPKSEIATENLREDEVYRVGLFETTTTPDEDSTQRREEDTLEPPVAEGETRTVDIEDIGEQGDGVARVERGYVIIIPDTEKGERVTIELTDVTETVAFAEVIEREDYYL encoded by the coding sequence ATGCAGATTCCCGACACCCTACTATGTTTGTTTAGTGCTAGCGTGACAGAACAACGCGATTCGTACGTCATCGAAATTCCCAAGTCTGAAATTGCAACCGAAAATCTTCGAGAAGACGAAGTCTATCGCGTTGGATTGTTTGAAACGACAACCACCCCTGACGAGGACAGTACACAGAGACGAGAGGAAGACACTCTAGAGCCACCTGTTGCGGAAGGCGAAACTCGCACTGTCGACATTGAAGACATCGGAGAGCAAGGTGATGGCGTTGCTCGTGTCGAGCGAGGGTATGTGATCATTATCCCCGATACGGAGAAGGGCGAACGAGTGACCATCGAACTCACGGATGTCACAGAAACCGTTGCCTTCGCCGAGGTTATCGAACGCGAGGACTACTACCTGTGA